The Pseudomonas aeruginosa genome includes the window CCCGGATCATGGTATGGAGAATGCGCATTTTCAGTGCCTCGAGCTTCACGGTCAAAGGCGGATTTTACCATGCGGCCGGCAACCGGCTGCGAGATCGGGATCGTCCCCGTCCCGGCGACCGGCCCTTTGCCGGACTTCCCTTCCTACAGGGTTTTTCGCCTCTTCCCTGAGCTGGCCGTCGATAGCCGGTCGGCCTGCCTCCGCCACCCTCCCGGGCTGCCCGCTGCGTCTCCGAGCGTGCCAGGTGTCCCGCCTCCGGTGAGCTGCCGAAAGCTCGCTGCGCCTTCGCCATGAGGACGGAAAAAGGGGGGTTGACCTTACCAAGGTGTCAAGGTCGATAACCGGCCACGGAAGCGGTTTCGTCCAGCCAGGCCACGCAGGCTCAGACCAGGAAGGCATAACAATGAATCTCAGACACTTCATCCGCATCACCGCGACGCTAGGCGTCGCGGCCCTTATCGCTGGCTGCGGGGAATCGGCGCCGCCCGGGGCGGCGAGCGCCCCGCCAAGCGTTCCCGTCGCCGAGGTGGTGGTTCGCCCGGTGACACCCTACGCCGAGTTCACCGGCTCGCTGACCGCTGTCGAGCAGGTAGAACTACGGCCGCGCGTCGCCGGCTACATCCAGGACGTTACGGTGCCGGAAGGCCGCCTGGTAGAGAAGGGCCAGCAACTGTTCCTCATCGACCCGCGCGTGTTCAAGGCGGCGCAGGATGCCGCCAGGGCACGCCTGCGCGAGGCCGAGGCCGCGGCGTTGCTGGCGCGCACCGAACACGAGCGAGCCGAGCTGCTGTATGCGCGGAAGGTCGTCGCCCGGGAGCGGCTCGACAGCGCCATCGCCTCGCGCAATGCCAGCAAGGCCCAGGTCGATGCGGCCAGGGCCGCCCTCGACGCGGCGCAACTGGATCTCGGCTTCACGCGGGTGACGGCACCGATCGGCGGGCGTGTCGGGCATATCCAGGTCACCGAGGGCAACTACGTCACCAATGGCGTCACCGCGCTGACCAGCATCGTCTCGGTCGATCCGCTGTACGTGTACTTCGATGTCGACGAGCGCACCTACCTGCAGGCCCTGGCGCCGACCCGCGGCAGGGAAGGCGAGCAGGCCCCCAGGGTCAAGGTGGCGTTGCTCACCGACGAGTCCTATGGACGAAGCAGTCGCCTCGATTTCCTCGCCAATGCCGCCGACCGCGGGACCGGCACGGTCCGGGTTCGGGCGGTGGTCGACAACCCGGACGGGCAACTGACGCCGGGGCTGTTCGCCAAGGTCAGGCTGGAGACCGGCAAGCCTCGCGAGCAGGTGCTGGTCGCCGACCATTCCATCGGCACCGACCAGGGCCGGCGCTATGTGCTGGTCGTCGACGAAGGCAACAAGACCCAGTACCGGCCGGTGGAACTCGGGCCGATGGTCGACGGCCTGCGGGTCGTCCGCCAGGGCCTGCAGCCGGGCGAGCGCATCGTCGTCAAGGGCCTGGTGCGGCCGGACATGCAGATCACGCCGCTCCTTGCGGAAATCGATGGCACGCCCGTCGACCTGTCGAAGACCGTGGGGGCCGCACAATGACATTCCCACGCTTCTTCATCGATAGACCGATCTTCGCCATCGTTCTTTCGGTGCTGATGATGATCGGAGGCATCGTTTCGTTCTTCCAGTTGCCGCTGAGCGAATACCCGGCGGTGACGCCGCCGACCGTGCAGGTGACCACCGCCTATCCCGGCGCCAACCCCGACGTGATCGCGCAGACGGTGGCGACGCCGCTGGAGCAGGCGATCACCGGGGTCGAGGGGATGCTGTACATGTCCTCGCAGTCGGCCACCGACGGGCGAATGATCCTGACCATCACCTTCGACCAGCACATCGATCCCGACATGGCCCAGATCCAGGTGCAGAACCGGGTCTCGCGGGTGCTCTCGCGCCTGCCCGACGAGGTGCAGCGGCAGGGCGTGGTCACCCAGAAGACCTCGCCGGACATCCTCATGGTGGTGCACCTGCTGTCGCCGGAGCAACGCTACGACCCGCTGTACATCTCGAACTACGCCTACCTCCAGGTGCGCGACGAACTGCTGCGCCTGCCGGGGATCAGCGATGTGGTGGTGTGGGGCGCCGGCGAATACAGCATGCGCCTGTGGCTCGACCCCGACCTGATCGCCGCGCGTGGGCTGACGGCGGGCGAGGTGATCGCCGCGGTTCGCGAGCAGAACGTCCAGGTGGCGGCCGGCGCCGTCGGCCAGGCGCCGGACTCCACCGCGGCCTTCCAGGTCACGGTGAATACCCTCGGGCGCCTGAGCGACGAAGAGCAGTTCGGCGACATCATCGTCCGCACCGGCGCCGACGGCCAGGTGACGCGCCTGCGCGACGTCGCGCGGATCGAGATGGGCGGCGATGCCTATGCGCTGCGCAGCCTGCTGGACGGCGAGCCGGCGGTGGCCTTGCAGATCGTCCAGAGCCCCGGAGCCAACGCGCTGGATACCGCCGAGGCGGTGCGTGCCACCGTGGCGAGGCTCGAAGGCAACTTCCCGGCCGGCCTGAGCGCGCGCATCGCCTACGACCCGACAGTGTTCGTCCGCGCTTCGTTGCAGACCGTGGCCACCACCCTGCTGGAGGCGATCCTGCTGGTCGTGGTGGTGGTGGTGCTGTTCCTGCGTAGCTGGCGTGCTTCGCTGATTCCGCTGATGGCCGTGCCGGTCTCGCTGGTCGGCACCTTCGCCGTCATGCACCTGATGGGTTTCTCGCTGAATACCCTGTCGCTGTTCGGCCTGGTGCTGTCGATCGGCATCGTCGTCGATGACGCCATCGTGGTGGTGGAAAACGTCGAGCGCCACATCGAGAACGGCGAGCCGCCGCTCCAGGCCGCGCGGCGTGCGATGGACGAGGTCACCGGACCGATCATGGCGATCACCTCGGTGCTGGCGGCAGTGTTCATCCCCACGGCCTTTCTCAGTGGCCTGCAGGGCGAGTTCTATCGTCAGTTCGCCCTGACCATCGCCATCTCCACCATCCT containing:
- the mexP gene encoding multidrug efflux RND transporter periplasmic adaptor subunit MexP; this translates as MNLRHFIRITATLGVAALIAGCGESAPPGAASAPPSVPVAEVVVRPVTPYAEFTGSLTAVEQVELRPRVAGYIQDVTVPEGRLVEKGQQLFLIDPRVFKAAQDAARARLREAEAAALLARTEHERAELLYARKVVARERLDSAIASRNASKAQVDAARAALDAAQLDLGFTRVTAPIGGRVGHIQVTEGNYVTNGVTALTSIVSVDPLYVYFDVDERTYLQALAPTRGREGEQAPRVKVALLTDESYGRSSRLDFLANAADRGTGTVRVRAVVDNPDGQLTPGLFAKVRLETGKPREQVLVADHSIGTDQGRRYVLVVDEGNKTQYRPVELGPMVDGLRVVRQGLQPGERIVVKGLVRPDMQITPLLAEIDGTPVDLSKTVGAAQ